The Helicobacter ganmani nucleotide sequence GCCATAACTTTTGACAATTTCATTGATTTTATTTTCCAAATTATTACTATCGCATTCCTCTACAATATATTTATTGTCCGTCATTTTGCGTTTCATTTCCTCTAGCATTTCTCCGCTTCTTTGTATATGCACCACAGGGTCGATACTAGGCTTGCGTTCAAATTCTGGCACTTTATGAGCTCTCTTTAATCTCTCTAGAATCTGTTTTTTGCTTCTTTGTGAAATACTCTCAATCCTATTAGTCATAATGCACCCCTTGCAACTTTTGAATCTGTTGATAAAGATTACCTTTGATTTGTGGCAATTCCTTGAATGCGCTCCATTTTTTAATCACAGGTAAAGAATCTTTAAAACGATGCAAAGCACCATTGAAATAATGTGCATTGCCAAGTGATAATCTCCACAATGTGCCATTGGTTGCAACTTTAGCAAAACCTTGCATACTCAAAGATTCACATTTGTTAAGCTTCAACATACTTGCACCCAAAGGAGGGTTTTTTCCTTCTCCTACTTTATTTGCCCTTAACTTTCTAATCAAATCCGCAAGCGGAATTTTTACAGGGCAAACTTCACTACATCTTCCACAGAGTGAGCAAAAGCTCAAAATATCTCCTGTTAAATCAATCCCGAAAAGATTCGGGCTAATTACTTCTCCAATAGGTCCGGGATAAATCGTTTGATAGGTATGTCCTCCAATCTTATCATAAACAGGACAGAAATTCATACACGCTCCACAACGAATACAACGCAATGCCTCATAATAATCGGAATGTGAGAGCATATCACTTCTATGATGATCAAACAAGACAATATGCACTTCTTTTGGTCCATCTAAATCGCCATTTTTTCTTGGGGAAGTGATGATGTTATTATAAGTTGGTATAAATTGTCCTGTTGCGGAGGGAGTAAGCAAATGCACCATTGTTGCTGCGTCTTCAAAGGTTTCCATTACCTTTTCAATCCCACAAATTGCTACGTGAATTTCTGGAGCTGTGGTGCACATTCTCCCATTTCCCTCATTTTCAATCAGCCAAAATGCACCCTCTTTAGACATTGCAAAATTTACACCGCTTAAACCCATTTGCAAGCCTTCAAACTCATCTCTTAAGTGTTTTCTCGCAATTGCATTGAGTTTTTCAGGCTCGGATTCCAAACTAGCACCCAACTTTTCCTCAAAAATCTTACCTACTTCATAGCGATTGCGGTGAATTGCTGGCACAACAATATGCACGGGAGTTTCGCCATTAAGTTGCAAAATAAGCTCCCCCAAATCTGTTTCAATGGCACTAATTCCCTTTTTCTCCAAGAAATGGTTTAAACCGATTTCCTCACTCGCCATAGATTTGCCCTTAAGAATCTTGCGAATATTTTTTTCTTTCATTAATTCATAAATAATTTCGCAAGCGTCCTCACTACTTGAAGCCCAATGCACTTGTATGCCATTTTTGATAGCATTTTTTTCAAACTCCAACAATCTTTCTTCTAAGCTCATCAAGGCATTATTTTTTGCTTGCATTGCTTTGTCTCGCAATCCTTGCCAATTTTCAAATTTATCCTCAATGATTTTTAGACGATTTCTTTGTAGTGTGTGCATAGCAACATTCAAATTTTCTCTCATTTGAGAATCGTTTAACTTCGTATGTACTATTTCCTCGTGTGCGATTCTATGTTCTACACTCATAAGCTCACCCCCTCTAATCGTTTCAATAAAAATTCATAAAGATGAATACCTTTGGTATTTATTCCTAGCTTGCTCATTGTGCCTTGAATATTTAAAAGACAACCTCCATCTCCACTTACAACATATTTTGCGCCTGTTGCTTCTATGTCTTTGATTTTTTGCATTGCCATAGCATTGGAAATTTCAGGCTCCTTGACAGAAAATGTTCCACCAAATCCACAACATTCCTCTTCAAACTCCAAAGGGATTAGTTCTACATTCTTGAGCCGCTTTAGTAGATTTTTACTTGCTTCCACACTTTGTTGAATCCTTAAAGCATGACAATTTGAATGCCAAGTTACCTTAACATTCTCTCCTTTATCTTGATAATCCACATTTAAAACTTCATCTAAATATTGGCTTAGCTCTATCACGCGTTGGCTAAACCGCTTCACCAAGTCAAAATTAGAATCTCCCTTGAATAGCTCCAAATAATCGTGGCTCATCATTCCTGCACAAGAGCCACTTGGCACGACGATAGGATAATCTTCCTTAAATTGCTGGATATTATAAAGTGCAACCTCTTTGCTTTCCTTAAAATATCCGGAATTAAAAGAAGGTTGCGCACAACAAGTTTGATTCTTTTTAAAGATTACCTCTACTCCTTCACGACGAAGGAGCTTGATTGCACTTAGCACAACTTCTTGCATTGCAGCTGCGCCTAAACAAGTTGCAAAAAAATATACTTTTCTCATTGTTTTTACCTTATTTTACGAGCGGCACTATTTCTGGAATGATACCATTTAAGAAAAATGCGATAATAAATGTCCAAATTCCAATCAACAAAATAAAGCCAATAGAATATTTCAATGTGAATTTAAACAATTCAGATTCTTTGCCG carries:
- a CDS encoding LutB/LldF family L-lactate oxidation iron-sulfur protein, producing the protein MSVEHRIAHEEIVHTKLNDSQMRENLNVAMHTLQRNRLKIIEDKFENWQGLRDKAMQAKNNALMSLEERLLEFEKNAIKNGIQVHWASSSEDACEIIYELMKEKNIRKILKGKSMASEEIGLNHFLEKKGISAIETDLGELILQLNGETPVHIVVPAIHRNRYEVGKIFEEKLGASLESEPEKLNAIARKHLRDEFEGLQMGLSGVNFAMSKEGAFWLIENEGNGRMCTTAPEIHVAICGIEKVMETFEDAATMVHLLTPSATGQFIPTYNNIITSPRKNGDLDGPKEVHIVLFDHHRSDMLSHSDYYEALRCIRCGACMNFCPVYDKIGGHTYQTIYPGPIGEVISPNLFGIDLTGDILSFCSLCGRCSEVCPVKIPLADLIRKLRANKVGEGKNPPLGASMLKLNKCESLSMQGFAKVATNGTLWRLSLGNAHYFNGALHRFKDSLPVIKKWSAFKELPQIKGNLYQQIQKLQGVHYD
- a CDS encoding (Fe-S)-binding protein, with amino-acid sequence MRKVYFFATCLGAAAMQEVVLSAIKLLRREGVEVIFKKNQTCCAQPSFNSGYFKESKEVALYNIQQFKEDYPIVVPSGSCAGMMSHDYLELFKGDSNFDLVKRFSQRVIELSQYLDEVLNVDYQDKGENVKVTWHSNCHALRIQQSVEASKNLLKRLKNVELIPLEFEEECCGFGGTFSVKEPEISNAMAMQKIKDIEATGAKYVVSGDGGCLLNIQGTMSKLGINTKGIHLYEFLLKRLEGVSL